From Chryseobacterium shandongense, the proteins below share one genomic window:
- a CDS encoding SusC/RagA family TonB-linked outer membrane protein, producing MRNFTTVLKIAPAFLLASAMIHAQTGDSATKEKKIEEVVLIGYGKQKKTDLTGSISSITSKDFNAGASTADQLIIGKTPGVQITGNSGAPGAGSTIRVRGGSSFINNDPLIVIDGVPIDFNGLSGATNPLSLINPNDIETFDILKDASSAAIYGNRASNGVILITTKKGTTGKFKVNFNTNFSISTKMGNVDVLDADQFRSFVNTYGTAAQKSYLGNADTNWQDQIYQQAWGTDNNVAFSGGVKGLPYRVSLGYNEQNGIVKTNEFRRTSLGFNLSPKFFDNHLTVNGNFKGTFSENRFPDGGAIGASIYFDPTQPIYSGNSNYGGYYEWLDPANTATGLNVNGTKNPLGLLYSKRDLSSVFRIIPSLQLDYKFHFLPDLRLNLNGSYDYAKSDGSVNVSKDFAQGIGTLGSYRSYSQEIKSKLFESYLNYVKKIQAINTTVDVIGGYSYQDTNTITPEAPTYYGNGRKTDFSTPGDTRRTLVSFYARGIFTIADRYVINGSVRRDGSSTFWNGNRDNVWGNFPAVSVAWKINEESFLRDVSTINSLKVRAGWGKTGQQETGTFYPAFGSYSYSNSSTAQYQFGNNFYTLLRPDVYNPNLVWETTTTKNLGLDFAIFNNRISGSFDYFDKKSENLISRVPTWAGDLSNFNVKNVGIIANKGFEVNLNIVPVRKDNITWDVNLNATRFNPKVTSLSQYVDESYKIVAGSISGINNYIQAITVGQPLNAFYVYQQVYDNNGKPLEGIYVDRNGDGKSTEDDKYFYKSPNPDVIFGFSTKVSVKKWEFSTALRAVLGNYVYNNSASNSSIANIQANNFLSNTNVSVLSTQFATTQLFSDMFIEDASFLRMDNFSIAYNVGEFMGKGTNLRVNAMAQNVFVITKYKGIDPEVFGGIDNGFYQRPKVYSVGFNFQF from the coding sequence GTGAGAAATTTTACAACGGTATTAAAAATTGCACCTGCATTTTTATTGGCAAGTGCAATGATTCATGCACAAACAGGTGATTCTGCGACTAAAGAGAAAAAAATTGAAGAAGTAGTGCTCATTGGTTATGGAAAGCAAAAGAAGACGGATCTTACGGGATCAATATCTTCTATTACTTCTAAAGATTTTAACGCAGGTGCTTCAACTGCAGATCAGTTGATAATCGGAAAAACACCGGGAGTACAAATTACCGGAAACAGTGGTGCTCCGGGAGCTGGTTCAACCATTAGAGTAAGAGGAGGATCTTCATTCATTAATAATGATCCTTTGATTGTAATAGATGGTGTTCCTATTGATTTTAACGGATTAAGTGGAGCAACCAATCCATTATCCTTGATTAATCCTAACGATATTGAAACTTTTGATATTCTTAAAGATGCTTCTTCTGCTGCCATCTACGGAAATAGGGCGTCAAACGGGGTTATTTTAATTACTACCAAAAAAGGAACAACAGGAAAGTTCAAGGTAAATTTTAATACTAATTTTTCCATTTCTACAAAAATGGGAAATGTTGATGTCTTAGATGCTGATCAGTTTAGAAGTTTTGTTAATACTTATGGAACTGCTGCCCAAAAATCCTATTTAGGTAATGCGGATACTAATTGGCAGGACCAAATCTATCAGCAAGCATGGGGAACCGATAATAATGTCGCTTTTTCAGGGGGGGTGAAAGGTCTTCCATACAGAGTTTCATTAGGTTATAATGAGCAGAACGGTATTGTAAAAACCAATGAATTTAGAAGGACATCCTTAGGCTTTAATTTATCACCTAAATTTTTTGATAATCATTTAACGGTTAATGGTAATTTTAAAGGCACTTTCTCCGAAAACAGATTTCCGGACGGAGGTGCTATCGGAGCATCAATTTATTTTGATCCGACGCAGCCTATTTACTCCGGAAATTCAAATTATGGAGGTTATTATGAATGGCTAGATCCTGCTAACACGGCAACAGGTTTAAATGTTAATGGTACAAAGAACCCACTTGGTTTATTGTATAGTAAAAGAGATCTTTCTTCGGTATTCAGAATTATTCCAAGTTTGCAGTTGGATTATAAATTCCACTTTTTACCTGATTTACGTTTGAATTTAAACGGATCTTATGATTATGCAAAAAGTGACGGTTCTGTAAATGTATCTAAAGATTTTGCTCAGGGAATAGGGACTTTAGGATCTTATAGATCTTATTCTCAGGAAATTAAAAGTAAATTGTTTGAATCATATTTAAATTATGTAAAAAAGATTCAGGCTATCAATACTACAGTAGATGTAATTGGTGGTTATTCTTATCAGGATACTAATACAATTACTCCTGAAGCACCCACTTATTATGGAAACGGAAGGAAAACGGATTTCTCGACTCCTGGCGATACACGAAGAACATTAGTTTCTTTTTATGCAAGAGGTATCTTTACTATTGCAGATAGATATGTTATTAATGGTTCAGTAAGAAGAGACGGATCTTCAACATTCTGGAATGGAAACAGAGATAATGTATGGGGTAATTTCCCGGCTGTTTCGGTTGCCTGGAAAATTAATGAAGAAAGCTTTTTGAGAGATGTTTCAACAATTAATTCATTGAAGGTAAGAGCAGGCTGGGGTAAAACAGGTCAGCAGGAAACGGGAACTTTCTATCCTGCTTTTGGTTCTTATTCTTACAGTAACAGCAGTACGGCACAATATCAATTTGGGAATAATTTTTATACACTATTACGACCTGATGTTTATAATCCCAATCTTGTTTGGGAAACGACAACTACCAAAAATTTAGGATTGGATTTTGCCATTTTCAATAACAGAATAAGCGGTTCTTTTGATTATTTTGATAAAAAATCAGAAAATCTTATTTCCAGAGTACCTACTTGGGCAGGCGATCTAAGTAATTTTAATGTTAAAAATGTCGGAATTATTGCAAACAAAGGTTTTGAAGTAAATTTAAATATAGTTCCTGTCAGGAAAGATAATATAACATGGGATGTTAATCTTAATGCAACCAGATTTAATCCAAAAGTGACAAGTTTATCTCAATATGTAGATGAATCATATAAAATTGTTGCAGGAAGTATTTCTGGAATTAATAACTATATTCAGGCTATAACAGTTGGGCAACCTTTAAATGCATTTTATGTGTATCAACAGGTTTATGACAATAATGGGAAACCATTGGAAGGTATTTATGTAGACCGAAATGGTGATGGAAAATCTACTGAAGATGATAAATATTTTTATAAATCTCCAAATCCTGATGTAATTTTTGGTTTTTCTACAAAAGTTAGTGTGAAAAAATGGGAATTTAGTACTGCTTTAAGAGCGGTGTTAGGAAATTATGTTTACAATAACTCAGCTTCTAACAGCTCCATTGCAAATATTCAGGCAAACAATTTCTTAAGTAATACCAATGTGAGTGTTCTAAGTACTCAGTTTGCTACCACACAACTTTTCTCTGATATGTTTATTGAAGATGCTTCCTTTTTAAGAATGGATAATTTCTCAATTGCTTATAATGTAGGAGAATTTATGGGTAAAGGAACAAATTTAAGAGTAAATGCGATGGCGCAGAATGTATTTGTCATTACGAAATATAAAGGAATAGATCCTGAAGTTTTCGGAGGAATTGATAACGGATTCTATCAAAGACCTAAAGTGTATTCAGTTGGCTTTAACTTTCAATTTTAA
- the metG gene encoding methionine--tRNA ligase — translation MSNRKMITAALPYANGPVHIGHLAGVYIPADVYARFQRRLGKDVAFICGSDEHGIPITIRAKKEGVTPQDIVDKYHEIIKKSFADLGISFDEYSRTTSKNHYETSQDFFKVLYEKGKFTEEMSEQYFDEQAGEFLADRYIVGTCPNCGNENAYGDQCERCGSTLSPSELINPKSMLSGNVPILKETKNWYLPLNEYEDFLNEWIIEGHKDDWKPNVYGQVKSWLNDGLKPRAMTRDLNWGVPVPLPDAEGKVLYVWFDAPIGYISFTKEWAEKNGKDWKDYWQSEASDLVHFIGKDNIVFHCIIFPSMMKAHGDFIMPKNVPAFEFLNLENDKISTSRNWAVWAHEYVEGFPGQQDVLRYALLSSAPETKDNNFTWKDFQTKNNSELVGIFGNFINRVAVLIHKYYDGVIPQGDVNASELKEINKSAKEIAGFLENYEFRNSLSALMNLARFGNQYLQTEEPWKTIKDNPEKAAHSLFVGAQIAVALAQLCEPFIPFSSEKLLNMFNVQKSDWNDIETKSILIETGHKINESSLLFSKIEDDVIEVQIQKLEQTKQNNRKTNPNANPMKEEITFDDFTKIDLRTATILEAEKVEKADKLLKLTVDTGVDVRTVVSGIAESFTPEEVIGKQVMILLNLAPRKIRGIESQGMLLLTTKPDGKLSFVTPDDSNVENGIEIG, via the coding sequence ATGTCGAACAGAAAGATGATTACGGCAGCCTTGCCTTATGCAAACGGGCCGGTTCATATAGGACATTTGGCAGGGGTATATATTCCTGCGGATGTTTATGCAAGATTTCAGAGAAGATTGGGAAAAGACGTAGCATTTATCTGCGGTTCAGATGAGCACGGAATCCCTATTACCATAAGAGCAAAAAAAGAAGGAGTAACTCCTCAGGATATTGTAGACAAATACCATGAAATCATCAAAAAATCTTTTGCGGATTTAGGAATTTCATTTGACGAATATTCAAGGACGACCTCTAAAAATCATTATGAAACAAGCCAGGATTTCTTTAAGGTGCTTTATGAAAAAGGAAAGTTCACGGAAGAAATGTCCGAGCAATATTTTGATGAGCAGGCCGGGGAATTTCTTGCAGACCGTTATATTGTAGGAACCTGCCCGAATTGCGGTAACGAAAACGCATACGGCGATCAGTGCGAAAGATGCGGTTCCACCCTTTCTCCGTCTGAGTTGATTAATCCTAAATCAATGCTCAGCGGAAATGTTCCTATCCTGAAAGAAACAAAAAACTGGTATTTACCATTAAATGAATATGAAGATTTCCTTAACGAGTGGATCATCGAAGGCCATAAAGACGATTGGAAACCCAACGTATACGGACAGGTAAAATCATGGTTAAATGACGGTCTGAAACCTCGCGCCATGACCCGTGACCTCAACTGGGGCGTTCCTGTTCCGCTTCCGGACGCAGAAGGAAAAGTATTATACGTATGGTTTGATGCACCAATAGGATACATTTCTTTCACCAAAGAATGGGCAGAAAAAAACGGGAAAGACTGGAAGGATTACTGGCAAAGCGAAGCGTCTGATCTTGTTCATTTTATCGGGAAAGATAATATCGTATTCCACTGTATCATCTTTCCAAGCATGATGAAAGCGCACGGTGATTTCATTATGCCGAAAAACGTTCCTGCCTTTGAATTTTTGAATCTTGAAAATGATAAAATCTCAACATCCAGAAACTGGGCGGTGTGGGCACACGAATATGTGGAAGGTTTCCCGGGACAGCAGGATGTGTTGAGATACGCTCTGCTTTCATCGGCTCCGGAAACCAAAGACAATAATTTTACGTGGAAAGATTTCCAGACGAAAAATAATTCTGAGCTGGTAGGAATCTTCGGGAACTTTATTAACAGAGTTGCCGTTCTGATTCATAAATATTACGATGGTGTTATCCCACAAGGAGATGTAAATGCTTCCGAATTAAAGGAAATTAACAAATCAGCCAAAGAAATTGCAGGATTTTTAGAAAACTATGAATTCAGAAATTCTTTAAGTGCCTTAATGAATTTAGCACGTTTCGGAAACCAGTATCTCCAGACTGAAGAGCCTTGGAAAACGATTAAAGACAATCCTGAAAAAGCAGCCCACTCACTATTTGTGGGTGCTCAGATTGCAGTTGCTTTAGCGCAGTTGTGTGAACCGTTTATACCTTTCAGCTCCGAAAAGCTTTTAAACATGTTTAATGTTCAGAAATCAGACTGGAATGATATTGAAACAAAATCTATTTTAATTGAAACCGGACACAAGATCAACGAGTCGTCCCTTCTTTTCTCAAAAATTGAAGATGATGTGATTGAAGTTCAAATTCAGAAATTAGAACAAACCAAACAGAACAATAGAAAAACAAACCCTAACGCCAACCCTATGAAAGAAGAAATCACTTTTGATGATTTTACGAAAATCGACCTGAGAACAGCCACGATCCTGGAAGCTGAAAAAGTGGAAAAAGCAGATAAATTATTAAAGCTGACTGTTGATACAGGTGTTGATGTAAGAACCGTTGTTTCAGGGATTGCGGAAAGCTTTACGCCGGAAGAAGTAATCGGAAAACAGGTAATGATCCTGTTAAATCTTGCACCGAGAAAAATCAGAGGAATTGAGTCGCAGGGAATGTTGTTATTAACGACTAAACCGGACGGTAAGTTATCCTTTGTAACGCCGGACGACAGCAATGTAGAAAACGGAATTGAGATTGGATAG
- a CDS encoding class I SAM-dependent methyltransferase translates to MKDLMGKAIWDYYHNENPKDLQTETSISELDELPVAYLFRDFEEMNEIEQKALDLSHGKILDIGAGAGSHSLYLQNERNLDVTALDISPKSIEVCRLRGIKKAVAENMLYFSGETFDTILLLMNGTGIFQSLQVIDIYLKKLYSLLNEGGQILIDSTDILYMFDRDEDGGVYIPAEGYYGELDYIVHYKGESEDPIKWLYLDFNTLKNAAENNGFKVEKLLKDEDAYLARLTK, encoded by the coding sequence ATGAAAGACCTTATGGGAAAGGCGATCTGGGATTATTATCACAACGAAAATCCAAAAGATCTGCAGACCGAAACTTCAATTTCCGAACTGGATGAACTTCCCGTGGCGTACCTTTTTCGCGATTTTGAAGAAATGAATGAAATCGAACAGAAAGCTCTGGATTTATCCCACGGAAAAATCCTGGATATAGGAGCCGGAGCGGGATCACATTCTTTATATCTTCAGAATGAAAGAAACCTTGATGTAACAGCCCTGGATATATCTCCTAAATCCATAGAAGTTTGCCGGCTGAGGGGAATAAAAAAAGCTGTAGCTGAAAATATGCTTTACTTTTCCGGTGAAACTTTCGATACAATTCTTTTGCTGATGAATGGAACCGGGATTTTCCAAAGCCTTCAGGTGATTGATATTTACCTGAAAAAGCTTTATTCACTTCTGAACGAAGGCGGGCAGATCCTGATCGACAGTACCGATATTTTGTATATGTTTGACCGTGATGAAGACGGTGGGGTTTATATTCCTGCTGAAGGGTATTACGGCGAGCTTGATTATATCGTTCATTACAAAGGAGAATCTGAAGATCCCATCAAATGGCTGTATCTTGATTTTAATACCTTAAAAAATGCTGCGGAAAACAATGGTTTTAAAGTCGAAAAATTGCTAAAGGATGAAGATGCTTATCTGGCGAGACTGACTAAATAA
- a CDS encoding MFS transporter, with protein sequence MYNKGLYNDWVPKPLQLFLIVLLLAVVMPLGGVYTGNISYLVSGTGAMTEYFMWANYATTIGMGAFMPIVLRMKMRFKVRDKMTVLLILLGLLSYLNSTTFDPMIFVFSSLVIGFLKMMVTIELFLPLMTMIGNRGIFYGAFYTFVLVLNQVAAYYAADISIRYNWQHFYVIAAVACFILALLHWVFMHDKYFALKVPLHYIDWLSVLLFVATFMFSAYVFSFGKQQDWLHSTKIINAGIAAFVSFALLAIRQQTLKRPYLSFKIFTKNNVQHGLFMLFCLGMFLGTTSIQNTFAVGVLGYDQLTNAKLNLLMIPGLILAGTAAIFWFKKEIPLKMFIFSGFAAMLGYAIIMYFSMVLEFSYSYWYLPMFLKGYGMGALFISVWFYTLDKLEMDEMLAAIGLVLVWRTFLAVGVFSALYSWFQYRFQVVAVGDLAVYMDGMTVTPQHVAGNLKFIQLNAIIIASKKIFGYIILAGIGILIYVFTHHFGKERFVSMRFIRMLTGKSVIARRRLRERRKLLEEIKDAAGPAL encoded by the coding sequence ATGTACAACAAAGGACTATATAACGACTGGGTTCCCAAACCACTACAGCTTTTTCTTATCGTATTGCTGCTTGCAGTAGTAATGCCGTTGGGAGGAGTGTATACCGGAAACATCAGCTATCTCGTAAGCGGAACCGGTGCGATGACAGAATATTTTATGTGGGCCAATTATGCAACAACCATCGGAATGGGCGCCTTTATGCCGATTGTTCTCAGGATGAAAATGAGATTTAAGGTCCGGGATAAAATGACGGTTTTGCTGATACTTTTAGGATTATTAAGTTACCTAAATTCCACAACATTTGATCCAATGATTTTTGTATTCAGTTCACTGGTGATCGGGTTTTTAAAAATGATGGTGACGATTGAGCTTTTTCTTCCGCTCATGACCATGATCGGTAACCGCGGAATATTTTACGGCGCATTTTATACTTTTGTTCTGGTGCTGAATCAGGTTGCAGCTTATTATGCTGCTGATATCTCAATCCGTTACAACTGGCAGCACTTTTACGTCATCGCTGCAGTGGCCTGTTTCATACTGGCACTTCTGCATTGGGTTTTCATGCACGACAAATATTTTGCCTTAAAAGTTCCGCTGCATTATATAGACTGGCTGAGTGTTTTGCTTTTTGTGGCAACCTTTATGTTTTCGGCATATGTTTTTTCGTTCGGGAAACAGCAGGACTGGCTTCATTCAACCAAAATTATCAATGCGGGTATTGCGGCTTTCGTGAGTTTTGCGTTGCTTGCTATTAGACAACAGACTTTAAAGAGACCGTATTTATCTTTTAAAATTTTCACTAAAAATAATGTGCAGCACGGATTGTTTATGCTTTTTTGCCTGGGTATGTTTTTAGGAACAACATCCATTCAGAATACTTTTGCAGTAGGGGTCTTAGGTTATGATCAGCTGACCAATGCAAAGCTGAATCTCTTGATGATTCCCGGATTGATTCTGGCAGGTACAGCGGCTATTTTCTGGTTTAAAAAAGAAATCCCGCTGAAAATGTTCATCTTTTCGGGTTTTGCGGCTATGTTGGGATATGCGATTATCATGTACTTTTCCATGGTGCTGGAGTTTAGCTATAGCTACTGGTATCTTCCCATGTTCCTGAAAGGATACGGAATGGGAGCACTCTTTATTTCCGTATGGTTTTATACGCTGGACAAACTTGAGATGGATGAAATGCTAGCTGCAATCGGTCTGGTTCTGGTCTGGAGAACCTTTTTGGCAGTCGGTGTTTTTTCGGCTTTATATTCATGGTTTCAATACCGTTTTCAGGTAGTCGCTGTAGGTGATCTTGCAGTCTATATGGATGGAATGACGGTAACGCCGCAGCATGTGGCAGGTAATCTAAAGTTCATTCAGCTGAATGCCATTATCATCGCTTCCAAAAAAATATTCGGATATATTATCCTGGCCGGAATCGGTATTCTGATCTATGTTTTTACCCATCATTTCGGAAAAGAACGTTTCGTCTCTATGCGTTTTATCAGAATGCTTACGGGTAAATCGGTGATTGCCAGAAGAAGGCTCCGCGAAAGGAGAAAACTTTTAGAAGAAATAAAAGACGCAGCAGGACCTGCGCTATAA
- a CDS encoding HlyD family secretion protein has product MENKEQNTQNIASAPVQTTAAAKKKETKKNRIRAIISNIIVFLVIGFGLFWLVREYFHVGDKTYTEAAQVEEFINPINTRVSAYIKEIKFIEHQPVKKGDTLVILDDREILTQLGQAEAAYQNALAQRTATSSSVNTVSNNISVMESNIAGAKARLWNAEQNLSRYKNLLASEAVTRQQYDQVKTEYDAQKAAYETLINQKQSANLSTTEVKSKLGINDAEIKRTKAALDMSKINLSYTVITAPYDGVMGRRTISEGQLIQPGQQVATIVLNGQKWVTANFLESQMPDVKIGKKMMMTVDALGGKQFEGVVTAISAATGSRYSNVPTDNSTGNFIKVQQRIPVRIEFTAANKKADLNKLSAGMNVNLVSEK; this is encoded by the coding sequence ATGGAAAACAAGGAACAAAATACTCAGAATATAGCTTCGGCACCGGTACAGACCACTGCCGCAGCGAAAAAGAAAGAAACTAAAAAAAACAGGATCCGAGCGATTATCTCCAATATTATCGTATTTCTGGTAATAGGTTTCGGACTATTCTGGCTGGTACGTGAATATTTTCATGTGGGTGATAAAACGTATACGGAAGCCGCTCAGGTGGAAGAGTTTATTAATCCTATCAACACCAGAGTTTCGGCTTATATTAAAGAAATTAAATTTATAGAGCATCAGCCTGTAAAAAAAGGAGATACCTTGGTTATTCTGGATGACCGTGAGATTCTTACTCAGCTGGGACAGGCAGAAGCAGCCTATCAGAATGCGCTTGCCCAGAGAACGGCAACAAGTTCATCCGTTAACACAGTATCCAACAACATCAGTGTTATGGAATCCAATATTGCGGGTGCCAAAGCCAGATTGTGGAATGCGGAGCAGAATCTCAGCCGTTATAAAAATCTTCTCGCTTCCGAAGCGGTAACCAGACAACAGTACGACCAGGTAAAAACCGAATATGACGCACAGAAAGCTGCTTATGAGACTTTAATCAACCAAAAACAATCTGCGAATCTTTCGACAACAGAAGTTAAAAGCAAGCTGGGAATTAATGATGCCGAAATTAAAAGAACAAAAGCGGCTCTTGATATGTCGAAAATCAATCTTTCGTATACTGTAATTACGGCACCTTACGATGGTGTGATGGGACGAAGAACCATTTCGGAAGGTCAGCTGATACAGCCCGGACAGCAGGTCGCTACCATTGTATTAAACGGACAGAAGTGGGTCACGGCTAATTTCTTGGAAAGTCAGATGCCCGATGTGAAAATCGGGAAAAAAATGATGATGACCGTAGATGCATTGGGCGGAAAACAGTTTGAAGGCGTGGTCACGGCAATTTCTGCAGCAACCGGATCACGATATTCCAATGTGCCAACCGATAACTCAACCGGAAACTTTATTAAGGTTCAGCAGAGAATTCCTGTGAGAATAGAATTTACGGCAGCCAATAAAAAAGCAGATCTCAATAAACTGAGTGCAGGAATGAATGTGAATTTAGTGAGTGAGAAGTGA